Proteins from a single region of Clupea harengus chromosome 5, Ch_v2.0.2, whole genome shotgun sequence:
- the LOC105907526 gene encoding retinoic acid receptor gamma-A-like isoform X4: MFDCVEALGVAPRPLYDVSAQGSCMLRKASSFFPNLEPFSWAINTAMQSVETQSTSSEEMVPSSPSPPPPPRIYKPCFVCQDKSSGYHYGVSSCEGCKGFFRRSIQKNMVYTCHRDKNCQINKVTRNRCQYCRLQKCFEVGMSKEAVRNDRNKKKKDIKEEVVIPESYELSGELEELVNKVSKAHQETFPSLGQLGKYTTNSSAEHRVQLDLGLWDKFSELSTKCIIKIVEFAKRLPGFTTLTIADQITLLKSACLDILMLRICTRYTPEQDTMTFSDGLTLNRTQMHNAGFGPLTDLVFAFAGQLLPLEMDDTETGLLSAICLICGDRMDLEEPERVDRLQEPLLEALKLYARRRRPNKPHMFPRMLMKVTDLRGISTKGAERAISLKTEIPGPMPPLIREMLENPEIFEDAIESVDASSGESASGESASGESGSGESGSGESAAAPAIPAIKREREEEESALEEEDDDEDDFKEDRERGGDSEDEAWGLTMPDPMRKGATGRAQ; this comes from the exons CGGTGGAGACGCAGAGCACCAGTTCAGAGGAGATGGTCCCAagctccccttcccctccccctcctcctcgcaTCTACAAGCCGTGCTTCGTTTGCCAGGACAAGTCCTCTGGCTACCACTACGGCGTCAGCTCCTGCGAGGGATgcaag GGCTTCTTCCGACGCAGCATCCAGAAGAACATGGTGTACACCTGTCACCGGGACAAGAACTGCCAGATCAACAAGGTGACTCGCAACCGCTGCCAGTACTGCCGGCTGCAGAAGTGTTTTGAGGTCGGCATGTCCAAAGAAG cggtGAGGAATGACaggaataagaagaagaaggacaTAAAGGAGGAGGTTGTGATTCCGGAGAGCTACGAGTTGAGtggagagctggaggagctggtcaACAAAGTCAGCAAGGCCCACCAAGAGACCTTCCCCTCACTCGGCCAGCTGGGCAAATACACTACt AACTCCAGCGCGGAGCACAGGGTGCAGCTGGACCTGGGCTTGTGGGACAAGTTCAGTGAGCTCTCCACCAAGTGCATCATCAAGATCGTGGAGTTTGCCAAACGCCTGCCCGGGTTCACCACGCTCACCATCGCTGACCAAATAACCCTGCTCAAATCAGCATGCCTCGATATCCTG aTGCTGCGTATCTGCACACGTTACACTCCAGAGCAGGACACAATGACCTTCTCAGACGGGCTGACGCTCAATCGCACGCAGATGCACAACGCCGGCTTCGGCCCCCTCACCGACCTGGTGTTTGCCTTCGCTGGGCAACTGTTGCCCCTGGAGATGGACGACACAGAGACAGGGCTCCTGAGTGCCATCTGCCTGATCTGTGGAG aCCGTATGGACCTGGAGGAGCCGGAGCGTGTGGACAGGCTCCAGGAGCCGCTGCTGGAGGCGCTGAAGCTGTAcgcccgccgccgccgccccaACAAGCCTCACATGTTCCCACGCATGCTCATGAAAGTCACAGACCTCAGAGGCATCAGcaccaaag gcGCCGAACGAGCCATTTCACTGAAGACAGAGATCCCGGGCCCCATGCCCCCTCTGATCCGGGAGATGCTGGAGAACCCGGAGATTTTTGAGGACGCCATCGAGAGCGTGGACGCCTCTAGCGGAGAGAGCGCTAGTGGAGAGAGTGCCAGCGGGGAGAGCGGCAGCGGAGAGAGCGGCAGTGGGGAGAGCGCCGCGGCCCCGGCCATCCCGGCCATCAAGCGCGAGCGCGAGGAAGAGGAGTCAGCCCTggaagaggaggacgacgaCGAAGACGACTTtaaggaggacagggagaggggaggagacagTGAGGACGAGGCCTGGGGACTGACGATGCCGGACCCCATGAGGAAAGGAGCTACAGGTCGAGCCCagtga
- the LOC105907526 gene encoding retinoic acid receptor gamma-A-like isoform X3, which produces MFDCVEALGVAPRPLYDVSAQGSCMLRKASSFFPNLEPFSWAINTAMQSVETQSTSSEEMVPSSPSPPPPPRIYKPCFVCQDKSSGYHYGVSSCEGCKGFFRRSIQKNMVYTCHRDKNCQINKVTRNRCQYCRLQKCFEVGMSKEAVRNDRNKKKKDIKEEVVIPESYELSGELEELVNKVSKAHQETFPSLGQLGKYTTQNSSAEHRVQLDLGLWDKFSELSTKCIIKIVEFAKRLPGFTTLTIADQITLLKSACLDILMLRICTRYTPEQDTMTFSDGLTLNRTQMHNAGFGPLTDLVFAFAGQLLPLEMDDTETGLLSAICLICGDRMDLEEPERVDRLQEPLLEALKLYARRRRPNKPHMFPRMLMKVTDLRGISTKGAERAISLKTEIPGPMPPLIREMLENPEIFEDAIESVDASSGESASGESASGESGSGESGSGESAAAPAIPAIKREREEEESALEEEDDDEDDFKEDRERGGDSEDEAWGLTMPDPMRKGATGRAQ; this is translated from the exons CGGTGGAGACGCAGAGCACCAGTTCAGAGGAGATGGTCCCAagctccccttcccctccccctcctcctcgcaTCTACAAGCCGTGCTTCGTTTGCCAGGACAAGTCCTCTGGCTACCACTACGGCGTCAGCTCCTGCGAGGGATgcaag GGCTTCTTCCGACGCAGCATCCAGAAGAACATGGTGTACACCTGTCACCGGGACAAGAACTGCCAGATCAACAAGGTGACTCGCAACCGCTGCCAGTACTGCCGGCTGCAGAAGTGTTTTGAGGTCGGCATGTCCAAAGAAG cggtGAGGAATGACaggaataagaagaagaaggacaTAAAGGAGGAGGTTGTGATTCCGGAGAGCTACGAGTTGAGtggagagctggaggagctggtcaACAAAGTCAGCAAGGCCCACCAAGAGACCTTCCCCTCACTCGGCCAGCTGGGCAAATACACTACt CAGAACTCCAGCGCGGAGCACAGGGTGCAGCTGGACCTGGGCTTGTGGGACAAGTTCAGTGAGCTCTCCACCAAGTGCATCATCAAGATCGTGGAGTTTGCCAAACGCCTGCCCGGGTTCACCACGCTCACCATCGCTGACCAAATAACCCTGCTCAAATCAGCATGCCTCGATATCCTG aTGCTGCGTATCTGCACACGTTACACTCCAGAGCAGGACACAATGACCTTCTCAGACGGGCTGACGCTCAATCGCACGCAGATGCACAACGCCGGCTTCGGCCCCCTCACCGACCTGGTGTTTGCCTTCGCTGGGCAACTGTTGCCCCTGGAGATGGACGACACAGAGACAGGGCTCCTGAGTGCCATCTGCCTGATCTGTGGAG aCCGTATGGACCTGGAGGAGCCGGAGCGTGTGGACAGGCTCCAGGAGCCGCTGCTGGAGGCGCTGAAGCTGTAcgcccgccgccgccgccccaACAAGCCTCACATGTTCCCACGCATGCTCATGAAAGTCACAGACCTCAGAGGCATCAGcaccaaag gcGCCGAACGAGCCATTTCACTGAAGACAGAGATCCCGGGCCCCATGCCCCCTCTGATCCGGGAGATGCTGGAGAACCCGGAGATTTTTGAGGACGCCATCGAGAGCGTGGACGCCTCTAGCGGAGAGAGCGCTAGTGGAGAGAGTGCCAGCGGGGAGAGCGGCAGCGGAGAGAGCGGCAGTGGGGAGAGCGCCGCGGCCCCGGCCATCCCGGCCATCAAGCGCGAGCGCGAGGAAGAGGAGTCAGCCCTggaagaggaggacgacgaCGAAGACGACTTtaaggaggacagggagaggggaggagacagTGAGGACGAGGCCTGGGGACTGACGATGCCGGACCCCATGAGGAAAGGAGCTACAGGTCGAGCCCagtga
- the calcoco1b gene encoding calcium-binding and coiled-coil domain-containing protein 1b isoform X2 codes for MDNIRKVQFRNVGRSYFPQTRVECHYKLTSGHTWVNSDWVGLFKVGWSTVKEYYTYMWALVPEGYTEGRDADCCVQFQTSYMPRPGADLYQFVYVDAGGEVCGISGHFLFSTPGALDELVTLENDKPEEEGAGEGLMMVVPKAQILQGHLEECQKELKDLKLTVEESDKEKERERERHEQDREALMRERDDMKEEISELMTGLRHQREELEKIELKHKDSQSSQQSVSAELLDLLKGRAEQQQQIRELADDNSVLTQQKKQAEAELERTKERVKKMTMQRSDEEEEKKTLKADNEAGQKEIRQLRDRVEASERSADALRRELGELSGLQGHSHAELHQTRLQMAQANMQLSQATLAVREGEATWAQEKEQLRHSAELDQERIQKLCRELQRKEEWLQEERAEREKLEAELGGENNSNRAQMSDARKEMQELKASLRVAQKEVEQLQLEKQALLEQVREHERRLDLEAETKWYEAASVVTAEPDTTLCEEEEEEEEEEEEEKEEEEEVSEAPAMTPMTDTCEDVAQTEPAALVEPVDTPCRVVEITQLIPAQEAEEDRESWEDETPQFQWNDEDKYDEDKYAVDKPPRDPMLSEFSEYPVW; via the exons ATGGATAACATTCGGAAAGTGCAGTTCCGGAACGTGGGAAGGAGCTACTTCCCCCAAACCAGAGTAGAGTGCCACTACAAGCTGACCAGCGGTCACACGTGGGTGAACAGTGACTGGGTTGGCCTTTTCAAG GTGGGCTGGTCGACAGTGAAGGAGTACTACACTTACATGTGGGCACTGGTGCCAGAAGGCTACACTGAGGGACGTGATGCCGACTGCTGCGTCCAATTCCAGA CGTCCTACATGCCCAGGCCTGGCGCTGACTTGTAccagtttgtgtatgtggacGCCGGAGGAGAAGTGTGCGGCATCAGCGGCCACTTCCTGTTCTCCACCCCGGGAGCCCTGGACGAGCTGGTGACCCTGGAGAACGACAAGCCTGAGGAGGAGGGCGCAGGGGAGGGCCTGATGATGGTAGTACCCAAAGCTCAGATCCTGCAG GGTCACCTGGAGGAATGCCagaaggagctgaaggatctGAAGCTCACCGTGGAAGAGAGcgacaaggagaaggagagagagagggagaggcatgaGCAAGACAGGGAGGCgttgatgagagagagggatgacatgAAAGAGGAGATCAGCGAACTCATGACGGGCCTGAGACACCAGCGAGAAGAGCTGGAGAAGATTGAGCTGAAACACAAG GACTCGCAGAGCTCACAGCAGAGCGTGTCAGCTGAGCTGCTGGACCTGCTGAAGGGGCGCgccgagcagcagcagcaaatcaGGGAGCTGGCAGACGACAACAGCGTCCTGACACAGCAGAAGAAGCAGGCCGAGGCCGAACTGGAGAG GACCAaggaaagagtgaaaaagatGACCATGCAAAGGAGtgacgaggaggaagagaagaagacactgaag GCCGATAACGAGGCGGGTCAGAAAGAGATCCGGCAGCTGCGTGACCGCGTGGAGGCCAGCGAGCGCTCGGCCGACGCGCTGCGCCGCGAGCTGGGCGAGCTGAGCGGCCTGCAGGGCCACAGCCACGCCGAGCTGCACCAGACCCGGCTGCAGATGGCGCAGGCCAACATGCAGCTCTCCCAGGCCACCCTGGCAGTGCGCGAGGGCGAGGCCACCTGGGCGCAGGAGAAGGAGCAGCTCAGGCACAGTGCAGAG CTGGATCAAGAGCGAATTCAGAAGCTGTGTCGCGAGCTGCAACGCAAAGAGGAGTGGCTTCAGGAGGAGAGAGCCGAGCGCGAGAAGCTGGAGGCAGAGCTCGGAGGCGAAAACAATTCCAACCGG GCTCAGATGAGCGACGCACGTAAGGAGATGCAGGAGCTCAAGGCCAGTCTGAGAGTGGCCCAGAAGGAGGTGGAACAGCTGCAGCTGGAGAAACAG GCCCTGCTGGAGCAGGTCAGGGAGCACGAGAGGAGGCTGGACCTTGAGGCTGAGACCAAGTGGTATGAGGCTGCCTCGGTCGTTACAG CCGAACCAGACACCACCctctgtgaggaggaggaggaagaggaggaggaagaggaggaggagaaggaggaggaggaggaagtatCTGAGGCCCCTGCGATGACACCCATGACAGACACCTGTGAGGACGTGGCCCAGACAGAGCCTGCAGCCCTGGTGGAGCCCGTGGACACACCCTGCAGGGTGGTAGAGATCACTCAGCTGATCCCCGCCCAGGAGGccgaggaggacagagagagctgggag GACGAGACGCCACAATTCCAGTGGAATGATGAGGACAAATATGATGAGGACAAATATGCTGTGGACAAACCCCCTAGAGACCCGATGTTGAG CGAATTCTCTGAATACCCCGTGTGGTAG
- the calcoco1b gene encoding calcium-binding and coiled-coil domain-containing protein 1b isoform X1 — MDNIRKVQFRNVGRSYFPQTRVECHYKLTSGHTWVNSDWVGLFKVGWSTVKEYYTYMWALVPEGYTEGRDADCCVQFQTSYMPRPGADLYQFVYVDAGGEVCGISGHFLFSTPGALDELVTLENDKPEEEGAGEGLMMVVPKAQILQGHLEECQKELKDLKLTVEESDKEKERERERHEQDREALMRERDDMKEEISELMTGLRHQREELEKIELKHKDSQSSQQSVSAELLDLLKGRAEQQQQIRELADDNSVLTQQKKQAEAELERTKERVKKMTMQRSDEEEEKKTLKADNEAGQKEIRQLRDRVEASERSADALRRELGELSGLQGHSHAELHQTRLQMAQANMQLSQATLAVREGEATWAQEKEQLRHSAELDQERIQKLCRELQRKEEWLQEERAEREKLEAELGGENNSNRAQMSDARKEMQELKASLRVAQKEVEQLQLEKQALLEQVREHERRLDLEAETKWYEAASVVTAEPDTTLCEEEEEEEEEEEEEKEEEEEVSEAPAMTPMTDTCEDVAQTEPAALVEPVDTPCRVVEITQLIPAQEAEEDRESWEDETPQFQWNDEDKYDEDKYAVDKPPRDPMLSRPCELTLSPPCLIVQRCDDKPTKLPLRLARPIRWGGRRLDRAERGSDSSVLTE; from the exons ATGGATAACATTCGGAAAGTGCAGTTCCGGAACGTGGGAAGGAGCTACTTCCCCCAAACCAGAGTAGAGTGCCACTACAAGCTGACCAGCGGTCACACGTGGGTGAACAGTGACTGGGTTGGCCTTTTCAAG GTGGGCTGGTCGACAGTGAAGGAGTACTACACTTACATGTGGGCACTGGTGCCAGAAGGCTACACTGAGGGACGTGATGCCGACTGCTGCGTCCAATTCCAGA CGTCCTACATGCCCAGGCCTGGCGCTGACTTGTAccagtttgtgtatgtggacGCCGGAGGAGAAGTGTGCGGCATCAGCGGCCACTTCCTGTTCTCCACCCCGGGAGCCCTGGACGAGCTGGTGACCCTGGAGAACGACAAGCCTGAGGAGGAGGGCGCAGGGGAGGGCCTGATGATGGTAGTACCCAAAGCTCAGATCCTGCAG GGTCACCTGGAGGAATGCCagaaggagctgaaggatctGAAGCTCACCGTGGAAGAGAGcgacaaggagaaggagagagagagggagaggcatgaGCAAGACAGGGAGGCgttgatgagagagagggatgacatgAAAGAGGAGATCAGCGAACTCATGACGGGCCTGAGACACCAGCGAGAAGAGCTGGAGAAGATTGAGCTGAAACACAAG GACTCGCAGAGCTCACAGCAGAGCGTGTCAGCTGAGCTGCTGGACCTGCTGAAGGGGCGCgccgagcagcagcagcaaatcaGGGAGCTGGCAGACGACAACAGCGTCCTGACACAGCAGAAGAAGCAGGCCGAGGCCGAACTGGAGAG GACCAaggaaagagtgaaaaagatGACCATGCAAAGGAGtgacgaggaggaagagaagaagacactgaag GCCGATAACGAGGCGGGTCAGAAAGAGATCCGGCAGCTGCGTGACCGCGTGGAGGCCAGCGAGCGCTCGGCCGACGCGCTGCGCCGCGAGCTGGGCGAGCTGAGCGGCCTGCAGGGCCACAGCCACGCCGAGCTGCACCAGACCCGGCTGCAGATGGCGCAGGCCAACATGCAGCTCTCCCAGGCCACCCTGGCAGTGCGCGAGGGCGAGGCCACCTGGGCGCAGGAGAAGGAGCAGCTCAGGCACAGTGCAGAG CTGGATCAAGAGCGAATTCAGAAGCTGTGTCGCGAGCTGCAACGCAAAGAGGAGTGGCTTCAGGAGGAGAGAGCCGAGCGCGAGAAGCTGGAGGCAGAGCTCGGAGGCGAAAACAATTCCAACCGG GCTCAGATGAGCGACGCACGTAAGGAGATGCAGGAGCTCAAGGCCAGTCTGAGAGTGGCCCAGAAGGAGGTGGAACAGCTGCAGCTGGAGAAACAG GCCCTGCTGGAGCAGGTCAGGGAGCACGAGAGGAGGCTGGACCTTGAGGCTGAGACCAAGTGGTATGAGGCTGCCTCGGTCGTTACAG CCGAACCAGACACCACCctctgtgaggaggaggaggaagaggaggaggaagaggaggaggagaaggaggaggaggaggaagtatCTGAGGCCCCTGCGATGACACCCATGACAGACACCTGTGAGGACGTGGCCCAGACAGAGCCTGCAGCCCTGGTGGAGCCCGTGGACACACCCTGCAGGGTGGTAGAGATCACTCAGCTGATCCCCGCCCAGGAGGccgaggaggacagagagagctgggag GACGAGACGCCACAATTCCAGTGGAATGATGAGGACAAATATGATGAGGACAAATATGCTGTGGACAAACCCCCTAGAGACCCGATGTTGAG taggCCATGTGAACTCACCCTGAGCCCACCCTGCCTTATAGTCCAGCGCTGTGATGATAAACCCACTAAACTGCCCTTACGGCTGGCCCGGCCAATCAGATGGGGCGGGAGACGCTTGGATAGGGCTGAGAGAGGATCAGACTCCTCCGTCTTAACAGAGTGa